One Heyndrickxia oleronia genomic window, AAAAGCCCCTTCTTATAAACAAGAAGAGGCATTGTAGACATCACATATTCTCTTCTTATCTTCAAGCGTATTGCTTCTGGAATTAGCACAGTACATCTGTCTGTTGCTGAGGCTTCAAAGGGCCAGTCCCTCCACCTCTCTGGATAAGAAAATTACCAATATTTAATTAAATATTACTCTACAATTTTGCAAAGAGAATGTCAATAAAAAAAATAAAAATTTATTGCGCAAAATCAATATACTAGTTTTTAGATAAAATATCCAAGCTATGATAGGATATAGATGAATTTTACGATTTAACAATTAGAATAGAGGATTAAAATGAAGAAAATATTATTGGTGTATGCTAGTATGACAGGCAATACGGAAATCATTTCAGATCTCATTGCGGAAGCCATTAGAGAAGAAGGCTATTCTATTACCGTAAAGGAATCTCTTCGTGCAGATCCAAAGGAATTATTAAAATATGATGGATTTATTTTAGGTTCCTATACATACGAAGGTGGAGTCATTGCCGATGAATTTATGATATTTTATGAAGAAATGGAGCAATTGGACTTATCAGGGAAATTTGGAGCCGTCTTCGGTTCCGGTGATTCTTTTTATGAAGATACTTTCTGCGTAGCAGTTGATTTAATTACGGAAAAATTGATTGAACTTGGCGCTAATATTGTACTTGATGGATTGAAAATTGATTTAATGCCAGAGGGAGATGAGGAAGAACGATGCAAACAATTCGGCAGAGATTTTATTAAGCGGATAAACTCTTAATATAGTAGAAAATCCGATGTTTCATTGTTTTAATTTGCTAGTTTTGGATTTATAATGGTAAAATATCCTTACTATTTGGATCGGAGGCTGACAATTTTGGGGAAAATTAATCTTGCTGAAGCGGTAAAATTAAAAAGTATTATGACAAAAATGATTCATGACCTGGAGGATGAGATTCGTAGAGTAGCATTTACAACAATCGAAAAAGGAGAAGTTCCTGAAAAACCAATAAGAAATGTTCAGCAGGTTGATGATGAATTAGATGTGGTAAGGAAAGATGCAAGATTACTGGATCGTTTAATGTATAGAGCAAATATTGATCATACAATTACCTTTAAAAATGAAGAGCTAACCATTGTTGAAGCGATAGAATTAGCAACGCAACTTCGTGCCAAAGCTCGGTTATATAAAGAATTGGGAACTGCAGTTAAAGAAGAATTTCAATATGGAATGTCTGAGCATACAAGCATTTATCAAATAGCCCTCTTCGAACCTGAGGATTATCGCAAAAAAGCAATTCAAATAGAAAAGAGATGCTCATAAACTCTCAAATATTATTAATGCAAAAAATTATTCCATCATTCTCGATTTTGATGATGAAAACTACTTCTAACCTGGAAAAGATGAGAGTTCTTTTCCAGGCATAGGGTGGAGAAAAAACACATTTTAATTGTGAGAGACAACCGATTATATGTTCCCATTTAAATTGTGACCAATCAATTCCATTACCAACTAATGCAATGGCAATCGAAATCTTTTAGATAAATTAGTTTCTCCCTCTATGATAAAACGGGCCCTTCTGCTACGTCTGTACAGATAGGGCTTGTTTTTGTTTGTTGGATTCTCCGATTTATTTTGTATATACTTAATAAGAGAAAATCTTTTATAAGGAACATTGGTTGCAGCCAATGTTCCTTATCACAGCACTGCTAAAGTGCAGTGGCCCTTAATTTAGATAACCTATCCCCTTTTAAACTCAAGGTCATTAGCGGGATGGGTTATTTCCGTTTAACGAGGGAAATGACAACCGCAATAACGGCTACAATTAATGTTCCAAACATTATCATTAATGAAACTGCCTCGTATACGGTGACCAATAGTAACCACCCCCTTTCAATAAGGGATAGCCACCCTACACGCTGTGTATAATTAATTATAGCACATACGTTCGCATCTCTATAACACTATTAAAAAATCCTACCATTCTACTACCTTTACTTTTTCTTATTGCTACTATTAAATCAATTTTATTTATGAATCTTTTATCTTACCCTCACATATAGTTTATAAACAAGACAAGACTTCTAAGTTAATAGAATAGGAACTTGCTTTTACTAAGGGGGAAATGATATGCCAAAAACATTATTCGAGATTGATTTAAGTAAACCTATGCAAGATCAAGCACATCCGGGACATAATCGTTGGCATCCTGATATTCCAGCAGCATTTGCTGTCGATCCTGGTACATCTTTTCGGATGGAATGTAAGGATTGGACCGATGGTCAAATTAGTAATGATGATAATCCAAATGATATACGCGATGTCATCTTATCACGTGTACATGTACTTAGTGGACCGGTATATGTTAATGGGGTTGAACCTGGAGATTTATTGGTCGTTGATATTTTGGATATTGGCGCGTTAGCTGATTCTGAATGGGGATATAACGGTATATTTGCAAAAGAAAATGGTGGAAGTTTTTTAACTGAACACTACCCAAATGCAGCAAAATCAATTTGGGATTTCCATGGTATATACACAACATCCAGGCATATTCCTGGCGTTAAATTTGCTGGGATTATCCATCCAGGTCTTATTGGTGTTGCACCATCTTTAGAACTTCTCCAAAAATGGAATAAACGTGAACAAGAATTAAAGATGACCGATCCTAATCGAGTCCCGGAATTAGCTGCTAGTCCAGATCCACAAAATGCTGTTCTTGGAACACTTAAAGGGGCTGAATTTGACCGAGTGGCTCGTGAGGGCGCAAGAACTGTTCCTCCACGTGAGAATGGTGGAAATTGTGACATTAAAAATTTGTCAAAGGGCTCACGAATATATTTTCCAGTATTTGTTGAAGGTGCGAAGCTATCAGTTGGTGATATTCACTTTTCCCAAGGCGATGGTGAGATTACATTTTGTGGTGGAATTGAAATGGCAGGCTGGATTGATCTTCGTGTAGATGTTATTAAGGGTGGTATGGGGAAATATAATATTAAGGAAAATCCAGTATTTAAACCTGGTCCTGTTGAGCCTCATTACTCTGATTATCTCGTTTTCGAAGGAATATCTGTTGATGAAACTGACGGTAAACAGCATTATTTAAACGCACATATCGCCTATAGACGAGCTTGTTTAAATGCCATTGAATTTTTAAAAACATTAGGTTATACAGGTGAACAAGCTTATATGATATTAGGAACTGCACCGGTTGAAGGGCGACTTAACGGGATTGTGGATATTCCAAATGCATGCTGTACAGTTGCTATTCCAACACAAATTTTTGATAAAGATATATCACCGAAGTAAGTTAATTTTGATAAGGAGCGGACATATACTTGCCAAATTATACTTTTCACTGTAAAAATTGTGGTCAGTTTACTCTTTCTTTTAAATCAACGAGCGGAAATAAAACACAAGCTGTTTGTCCGATCTGTCAGTTGGACGCCAAACGAGTCTATTTTCCACCCAATTTATTTTCATATAGTAAAGAACTTAGATCTAGAATTGAAAAGGGGATGGAACCTAGGAGAGTTAAAAAAGAAGAATTAGGGTCAAAGCAAATTAAAAAAAGTGCAAATATACAACGGCCATGGCAGGTCTAATTCGAGTAATGCATAAAGGATAGAAAACACTCTCTATCCTTTTATATGTTTTTGTCTGATTTTTAACCAATAATTGTTTTCTTATAGTGAGTTACTTGAATCCCTACTGGTGGCTTATATAACTATTTATAGATTCATCGAGCTTATTATGAAGTTTACAAGATTAATTTGGGTAGGTTACCTTGAGAAAATTTACAGATTGGTCAATTAATGATTTTAAGATAGTAACATCAATATCAGAAAGCTTGTTCACGTAAACACAAGCTTTTCCTGTTGTGTGCTTTCCTAATTGATTTAGTAATTCTTCCCGTTTCGGTTCTCCAGTTGCTAAGTACAAGCTAATTTTCGCTTTTCTTGGGGAAAAGCCTACGAATGGAGCATCTCCTTCATGGCCGGATTTATATTTATAATGATATGAACCAAATCCAATTATACTTGTGCCCCACATTTTAGCAGGATAGCCTGTAGTTTCTGTAAAAATATCTAATAATTGATAAGCGTCTTCGCGTTTTTTTGGATTTTCGATATTTTCAATAAATTCCATCACACTATGATCATTTTCTTTTGTTTTTAGCTTGTACATAATTTTGAATCATCTCCTTAATTTACTAATTATGGTAAATGAATTTACCAGTATATTCCGAAATTATCAACAATCCAAGAAAACATTTTACTAAAAGGATAATGATCTAAAGGCATTAGAACACCTCCACCTTTCGATAACTTTTCATAAAGTTGTACGATTTCAATTTCAGTATCGCACATAATGTAAATGGAAAAGGACGGAGTAAATGTGAAATCATGTTTTACTATCAATACACTTAAATTCTTGTCCTTTCAATGAAAAAGTAGCATGCATCACACTACCTTCTTCACTTGCTTCATTTTTTCCGTAACGTGTAATTGTAGTAATTTTTTAATCTGCTATTAAAGAAGTATAAAAATTCATGGCTTCCTCAGCATTTCCTTAAAACATTAAAAAAGGTGTAACCTTTGACTTCGTTCATCTTCTCCGTTAGACTAATATACTCTTGTATAATCCAATTTTAACAGGATAAATAATTATAGGGATATTATCTATCAAATTTGTTTTGGTTAAATGGTATAATGATCCTAAAAAGGGGGATTTTCTAATTGGATGCACTATTACGCTTTTACAAAATCATCATTGGATTAGTAGAATTATTTTTCGGCATTCCTTTTATTGGAGGGCTAATCATCATAGCTCATGCTTGGGCTCCTTTAGGAACGTTGATTTCTTTCATGTAATCGGACTTGTTTTGGCATTTGCAACAGATAAATCAAAGGCTGGATCTATTTTTGGTATTATCGGGAATATAATCGCCTTCATTCCAGTTGTTGGAATGTTTATGCATATTTTAATTGGATTAGTGAATATCTATCAAGGGTTACGAAATAAATAATTTTATGGGACTGTTCAAAAGGCGGTCCCTATTTGTGTTCCAAATAGCTTTTTATATCTCATGTTTTATTTTCCAATATATTTTTCTAAAAAGTCAGCAACTCTTGTATAGGCAATAATATTGTTTTTTAATTTGACAAAAAAATGACCCTCATCCTCAAATCGAATATATTGAATTGGATGATTTCGTTCTTTTAATTCGGTAACGATTTGTTCTGTTTCTTCGATTGGAACTCGCGGATCATTAGCACCATGCAATACCATTAAAGGCGCATTGATTTTATCAGTATGATGAATCGGATCAATTTGATCAAAAAACTCCCCATGTTCTTCAATATTACCATATTCTGCTTCTCTTAATTTCCTTCTCCACACACTTGTATTTTCTAAAAAGGTTCTGAAACTAGATATCCCAACAATATCAATGGCAGCTGCCCAAATTTCGGGATAATGCGTTATCGCTGCTAATACCATAAAGCCACCGTAGCTTCTACCCATAATAGCTATTTTTAGGGGATCTGCACTCCCCTCCGTTTTTAACCATTCTACTAAGTAGGTTAGATCCTGTACTGAATCCATCCTTTTTTCGACATCATCTAAATGCGAATAAGTCTTTCCATAACCTGTACTTCCACGAACATTTGGTGTACAAACAGCATACCCCCTATTTAAGAAATATTGCAAAAACGGATTATATACTGCCCTAATTTGGCTTTCTGGGCCCCCATGGACAAATATAACAACAGGTTGTTTTTCTTTGGAATGCTTAGGCTTATAGTAAAATGCAGGTATTTCAAGACGATCAAAGGAGTGAAAATGGATCAATTCTGGTTCAACGAGTTCTGGTTCAATGATTGGTGAACGAGAAACATAGGTCAATCGTTTAATTCTATTCAATTGGATATCTAACTCCCATATATCTGAGGGAAGTGTGGGCCCATTAAATACATATGCTAGCTTTCTATCATCTGGTGAAAAGGTAAGTCTTGTAATTACCCCGATAGGTGTCTCCCATGTGTTTACTCTTTCTTCTTGAACATCGTACAGAATTCCTTTAGAGACACCGCCTTCATTTACCGTATAGGCAAGCTTTTTTTTATCAGAGCTTATCTCTAATCCTTCCAAATCCCACTTTCTTGTGTCAATCCATGAAAGTACTTTCGTTGTGATATTTATACTAGCTAGGCCAGTGAATTCCCTCTCCATATTCGTTAATACATACAATTCATCTCCATCAAAGTTAAATTGTGGAGAATCAAATATGGCTTCGCCTTCATGATAGGTAAGCCAAGTCACTGCACCTGACGCTATATTAAGTAATCCTAAATCATTATCTAAATTGGTGTTTATTTTTTCAATTAATAAGCTGTTTCCTTTGGGATGCCATTTTACGGGTTTAAATAATCCATCACCTTTAAACACTCTTTCACTTTCATACGTTTCAAGATTTTGAACATATATGTCAAAAAAAGCTGGATGTCGACGATTACTTGACCAAGCTAGATATTTTCCATCTGGTGAAACTCCACCAAAGTGATGAATATGTTCAGGTGAGTTGGTTAAAGGCATTAATTCACCATTTTCCTCTAAAATAAAAAGTTGCTGCTTCTCATTGACTCCAACATCCATTCCAACTATTCTCCTGTTGGTCCCAGGAATATATTTTACAAAAATAACTCTTTCATCAGTAAATGAAGCCTGTGTCGGCCATCCTTTACTCATAGTTAGGTCCCACACTTGAGGCAAACCACTATAATTCGTAATAAAAGTTAATTGGTTCCCTTCTGGATGATAAACAGGGTGATCGGCTGTTCGAACGTGTAAAAATTGTTTTACCCCAATGGATTTCATAGATGATTCCCCTTTTTTATATCCGAATGAAGAAGAGGATGGATATAGCCTTGTAATCCTACAAGTCCCAAAACAGTTAAGAGTATTTTTTGGATTCCGAAGTAGGCATCTTTTGAATCAAAATATTCATTCAATGTATGAACACCACCAAAGTCTCCTCCACCACCTAAAGTAACAGCAGGAATTCCAAGACTAATAGCAATATTAGAATCGGTACTACTTGGTGCATCTAATTCTGGTGTAAATCCTAGAGCAAAAGTTGCTGCACATGCTGCTTGAACCAAGACTGAATCAGTACTTTGGGAGCCTGCTGGCCTCTCTCCAACTAATTTTACTTCTACCTGCACCGCTTTATTTCCCCAATGTTTATTTTCAAGTTCTGCAGCTTGATACAAGATTGATAACACATTTTCCACTACTTGTAATAATTCATGTTCTGACGTAGATCGTAAATCAATCATCATTTCCGCTGTTTGAGCAATAGTATTAACCGATGTACCACCTTTTATCGTGCCAACATTAAAGGTCGTCTTAGGCATAATTGGGGTTTTTAAGTCTGCTATTAATGCTATCGCACGACCCAGAGCATGGACTGCACTCGGTAAACCAAAATCACCGAAACTATGGCCACCTGGTCCACGATAGGTTACTTGATAACGACGGCTACCGGTTGCAAGGTAGGTTATTTTCTCAGGGCTCCCAGGTTCAATAGAAATAAATCCATCAATACGATCATAATGTGTGAAAAGATATTTG contains:
- a CDS encoding flavodoxin encodes the protein MKKILLVYASMTGNTEIISDLIAEAIREEGYSITVKESLRADPKELLKYDGFILGSYTYEGGVIADEFMIFYEEMEQLDLSGKFGAVFGSGDSFYEDTFCVAVDLITEKLIELGANIVLDGLKIDLMPEGDEEERCKQFGRDFIKRINS
- a CDS encoding putative holin-like toxin; protein product: MVTVYEAVSLMIMFGTLIVAVIAVVISLVKRK
- the fmdA gene encoding formamidase — protein: MPKTLFEIDLSKPMQDQAHPGHNRWHPDIPAAFAVDPGTSFRMECKDWTDGQISNDDNPNDIRDVILSRVHVLSGPVYVNGVEPGDLLVVDILDIGALADSEWGYNGIFAKENGGSFLTEHYPNAAKSIWDFHGIYTTSRHIPGVKFAGIIHPGLIGVAPSLELLQKWNKREQELKMTDPNRVPELAASPDPQNAVLGTLKGAEFDRVAREGARTVPPRENGGNCDIKNLSKGSRIYFPVFVEGAKLSVGDIHFSQGDGEITFCGGIEMAGWIDLRVDVIKGGMGKYNIKENPVFKPGPVEPHYSDYLVFEGISVDETDGKQHYLNAHIAYRRACLNAIEFLKTLGYTGEQAYMILGTAPVEGRLNGIVDIPNACCTVAIPTQIFDKDISPK
- a CDS encoding DUF1801 domain-containing protein — protein: MYKLKTKENDHSVMEFIENIENPKKREDAYQLLDIFTETTGYPAKMWGTSIIGFGSYHYKYKSGHEGDAPFVGFSPRKAKISLYLATGEPKREELLNQLGKHTTGKACVYVNKLSDIDVTILKSLIDQSVNFLKVTYPN
- a CDS encoding S9 family peptidase, which produces MKSIGVKQFLHVRTADHPVYHPEGNQLTFITNYSGLPQVWDLTMSKGWPTQASFTDERVIFVKYIPGTNRRIVGMDVGVNEKQQLFILEENGELMPLTNSPEHIHHFGGVSPDGKYLAWSSNRRHPAFFDIYVQNLETYESERVFKGDGLFKPVKWHPKGNSLLIEKINTNLDNDLGLLNIASGAVTWLTYHEGEAIFDSPQFNFDGDELYVLTNMEREFTGLASINITTKVLSWIDTRKWDLEGLEISSDKKKLAYTVNEGGVSKGILYDVQEERVNTWETPIGVITRLTFSPDDRKLAYVFNGPTLPSDIWELDIQLNRIKRLTYVSRSPIIEPELVEPELIHFHSFDRLEIPAFYYKPKHSKEKQPVVIFVHGGPESQIRAVYNPFLQYFLNRGYAVCTPNVRGSTGYGKTYSHLDDVEKRMDSVQDLTYLVEWLKTEGSADPLKIAIMGRSYGGFMVLAAITHYPEIWAAAIDIVGISSFRTFLENTSVWRRKLREAEYGNIEEHGEFFDQIDPIHHTDKINAPLMVLHGANDPRVPIEETEQIVTELKERNHPIQYIRFEDEGHFFVKLKNNIIAYTRVADFLEKYIGK
- a CDS encoding M20/M25/M40 family metallo-hydrolase: MNDRSNDFHVSANIKDHFEELMRYGSVKSALNFIKLNNEQTTMEQIELTQIPAPTFKEEERANYFKNRFIELGLSNVQVDHVGNVIGERIGKEDGPNLVVSAHLDTVFPEGTDVKAKIIDGKVYAPGIADDGRGLAALLTLIAALNDAEIDTVANLIFVATVGEEGLGDLRGVKYLFTHYDRIDGFISIEPGSPEKITYLATGSRRYQVTYRGPGGHSFGDFGLPSAVHALGRAIALIADLKTPIMPKTTFNVGTIKGGTSVNTIAQTAEMMIDLRSTSEHELLQVVENVLSILYQAAELENKHWGNKAVQVEVKLVGERPAGSQSTDSVLVQAACAATFALGFTPELDAPSSTDSNIAISLGIPAVTLGGGGDFGGVHTLNEYFDSKDAYFGIQKILLTVLGLVGLQGYIHPLLHSDIKKGNHL